A genomic stretch from Coffea arabica cultivar ET-39 chromosome 10c, Coffea Arabica ET-39 HiFi, whole genome shotgun sequence includes:
- the LOC113714551 gene encoding somatic embryogenesis receptor kinase 2 has translation MKLRMMAREEGLVSVVLWLIMVFHPLKLILANMEGDALHSLRTNLQDPNNVLQSWDPTLVNPCTWFHVTCNNDNSVIRVDLGNAALSGQLVPQLGLLKNLQYLELYSNNISGPIPSDLGNLTNLVSLDLYLNSFNGPIPDTLGKLSKLRFLRLNNNSLTGPIPLSLTNISSLQVLDLSNNRLSGAVPDNGSFSLFTPISFANNLDLCGPVTGRPCPGSPPFSPPPPFVPPPPIATPGGNSATGAIAGGVAAGAALLFAAPAIAFAWWRRRKPQEYFFDVPAEEDPEVHLGQLKRFSLRELQVATDSFSNKNILGRGGFGKVYKGRLADGSLVAVKRLKEERTPGGELQFQTEVEMISMAVHRNLLRLRGFCMTPTERLLVYPYMANGSVASCLRERPPNEPPLNWSTRKRIALGSARGLSYLHDHCDPKIIHRDVKAANILLDEEFEAVVGDFGLAKLMDYKDTHVTTAVRGTIGHIAPEYLSTGKSSEKTDVFGYGIMLLELITGQRAFDLARLANDDDVMLLDWVKGLLKEKKLEMLVDPDLQNNYVESEVEQLIQVALLCTQGNPMDRPKMSEVVRMLEGDGLAERWDEWQKVEVLRQEVELAPPPNSDWIVDSTENLHAVELSGPR, from the exons ATGAAGTTGAGGATGATGGCAAGGGAGGAGGGATTAGTTTCAGTGGTGCTCTGGTTGATCATGGTTTTTCATCCACTCAAGCTCATTCTTGCTAACATGGAAG GTGATGCTTTGCATAGCCTACGGACGAACTTACAAGATCCCAACAATGTATTACAGAGTTGGGACCCTACTCTTGTTAATCCATGTACCTGGTTTCATGTTACTTGCAATAATGATAACAGTGTTATAAGAGT AGATCTGGGTAATGCTGCTTTATCTGGTCAACTAGTCCCACAGCTTGGTTTGCTGAAGAATTTGCAGTATTT GGAGCTCTATAGCAATAACATTAGTGGACCAATACCCAGTGATCTTGGAAATCTTACTAATTTGGTGAGCTTGGATCTCTATCTGAATAGTTTCAATGGTCCAATCCCAGACACATTGGGAAAGCTATCAAAATTGCGATTCCT GCGGCTCAACAACAACAGCTTGACAGGTCCCATCCCGTTGTCATTGACTAACATATCATCGCTACAAGTCTT GGATCTCTCTAACAATCGTCTTTCTGGTGCTGTTCCAGATAATGGTTCCTTTTCCCTATTTACACCAATTAG TTTCGCTAATAACTTGGATCTATGTGGCCCTGTTACTGGACGCCCTTGCCCAGGATCTCCTCCATTCTCTCCTCCGCCTCCGTTTGTCCCACCACCTCCAATTGCTACTCCAG GAGGGAATAGTGCTACTGGAGCTATTGCTGGAGGAGTTGCAGCTGGGGCTGCTCTGCTGTTTGCTGCTCCTGCCATTGCATTTGCATGGTGGCGTCGGCGAAAACCACAAGAATATTTCTTTGATGTACCAG ctgaggaggatcctgaggtgCATCTAGGGCAGCTTAAAAGGTTCTCCCTGAGAGAATTACAAGTTGCAACGgatagttttagtaataaaaacATTCTGGGTAGAGGTGGGTTTGGGAAGGTTTACAAGGGTCGACTTGCTGATGGTTCCTTAGTGGCTGTTAAGCGACTAAAGGAGGAGCGAACACCAGGTGGAGAGCTGCAGTTTCAAACGGAAGTTGAGATGATCAGCATGGCAGTGCATAGGAATCTCCTTCGACTGCGTGGTTTTTGTATGACACCAACTGAACGGTTGCTTGTTTATCCATACATGGCCAATGGAAGTGTTGCATCGTGTTTGAGGG AACGGCCACCAAATGAACCACCCCTAAATTGGTCAACCAGGAAGCGCATTGCATTGGGATCTGCAAGAGGATTGTCTTATTTGCATGATCATTGCGACCCAAAGATTATTCACCGTGATGTCAAAGCTGCAAACATTTTGTTAGATGAAGAGTTTGAGGCTGTGGTTGGAGATTTTGGCTTGGCTAAACTCATGGATTATAAGGATACCCATGTTACAACTGCTGTACGTGGTACAATTGGGCATATCGCTCCAGAGTACCTGTCTACTGGTAAATCTTCTGAGAAAACTGATGTCTTTGGGTACGGGATCATGCTTCTTGAGCTTATCACCGGACAAAGGGCATTTGATCTTGCTCGCCTTGCAAATGATGATGATGTCATGTTGCTTGATTGG GTCAAGGGACTCCTAAAGGAGAAAAAATTGGAAATGCTGGTTGATCCTGATTTGCAGAACAATTATGTCGAGTCTGAAGTTGAGCAATTAATACAGGTTGCCTTGCTATGCACTCAGGGCAATCCAATGGACCGGCCAAAAATGTCGGAAGTGGTGAGAATGCTTGAAGGTGACGGCTTGGCTGAAAGATGGGATGAGTGGCAAAAGGTAGAAGTTCTTCGTCAGGAGGTGGAACTGGCACCACCTCCAAACTCGGATTGGATTGTTGACTCAACAGAGAATTTACATGCAGTCGAACTGTCTGGTCCTAGGTGA